A window of Adhaeribacter arboris genomic DNA:
GGCATTCAGGATGATGGCTACGGTTACCAGCCCAATACCCAGAGCGAGCAAGGCCGGGTTTCCTTTTTCGAGCGCGACGTAATTTACAATTACGCCCAGGATCAGGGCAATGCCGATACCCACCGGAAAAGCAACCGACATGCCCGCAATGGCAATGGCTGCCGTTAATAAGATATTAGCCAGATTAAAGATGATGCCGCCCACAAAAGCGCTCCGCAAATTTTCGGGCAGGGCTTGCTGCAAGTCGGGGATAAAGCTGCGTCCTTGGGAGCCGGCGCTGCCCACGGTAAATGCCGCCACCAGCGAAAACAAAAGAATGCCTACTACATAATCCCAGTAAAATAGCTCAAAGCGCCATTGGCCGTGCACCAGTTTTTGGGTGTTGGCCCAGGAACCCCAGCAAAGCATGGTAATTACACAGAATAATACCGCAAGCGGGTAATTTTCGACGATAAACATAAGCAGGAGTTATAAGTATCAGGACTCAAGTATCAAGACATAAGACACTAGACTTTTATTTTTAATAATTTAAAGATCCAATGCTCATCAAGATGCTGGGTGCCGCGTAAGGTCTGGTTAATTTTGTTTCTTTACTTAGTTTATATAAACGACATCTTTTTGGCAATTAACTCATTGCGGTAGGGTATAGAAGATTGGGCGCCGAGCTTGGTTACCGAAAGCGCGGCCGCCAAACAAGCAAATTCTACTGCCGGAATAATTTCCTGTTCTTCGGCCAAAGCTACAGCCAAGGCCCCGTTAAAAACATCGCCCGCGGCCGTAGTGTCCACCGTATTTACCTTTTGCGCCGGCACCATCGTGAATCCCTCCTCGGTTAAAACTAAAGCCCCAACGGGTCCTAAGGTTACAATCACATTTTTTACGCCTTTTTCATAAAGCACCGTCGCTGCCTTTTTGGCGTCTTCCATACCCTTTACCTCCACTCCCGAGAGCATTTCAACTTCTTTAGAATTAGGCGTGATGATATCAATGCGTTTCAACAACTCCGGTGACAGCAAATTGGCCGGCGCCGGATTTACAATTACTTTAATGTTTTTGCCGGCGGCGTATTGCGTCACAAAATCAACCGTTTCGAGGGGTATCTCTAGTTGTAACAGTATAATGTCGATAGCGCCAATTTTTCGTAGGCACCGCTCTACATCTTCGGGCATCAGGTTAGCGTTCGCGCCCGATGCTACCGCAATGCTATTTTCGCCCATCTGGTCTACCATTATGAGGGCCACGCCGGATGGCGAAGTATGATCCGATAGGATGCAGGAAGTATTAATACCTTCTTCGTCAAATAGTTGCGCCGATTGTTTTCCGAAAACATCCATTCCAATTTTGGTAACAAAGGTAGCGTCTCCTCCCAGGCGGGCTACGGCTACCGCCTGGTTGGCCCCTTTTCCGCCCGGGTTCATAAAAAAAGATCCCCCCAAAACGGTTTCTCCCGGTACGGGCAAGTGGGTGGTTTTCACCACCATATCCATATTGGTACTGCCAATGACAGTTATCTTCTTTGTTTCCATTAATGATAGAGTGAGGGAAGGTGATTTTATAACAGGGCTATATCAAATATATTAGTAGTAATTGTTTGTACATTACCATTTTTTAGTATAAAACATATTTTTAAATTACCTATATTTAGAACTTATACCCATTTAAAAATCAGATTATCAGATGAATATGTGCTTTAAAAATTTACCGGTAACACAATTAAGTATTACGTTATGCTTAAAAACAGTGTAGTGCGCTTGGTAAAAACCCTTTCGCCTTCCGAGAAACGGTATTTGAAACTTTATTGCAAAAAACAATCGGGCCACCGGGCCTACCTTTTCTTGTTCGATCTGATTGAGGAAACGCCGCTGAAAAACATGGACCAGCTGGAGCAGAAATTTAATAGTGCTTTTTCGGATACCTCGTTTGATACCACGGCTAAATACCTGTTACGCATTGTTACGGATAGTTTGATTCAGGTAAGGCTGGATAAAGACCCGCTTTTCCAGCAACTGCAAACGTTTATGCGCGCCAAGGTTTTGCTGGACCGCTCCTTGATGAAAGAAGGTTTAAAAGAATTAAACAAGGCCCAAAAATTGGCGGCCAACTCGCAAAACTATTACCTGGAATACCTGGCTTATCGCGCTGAGCTAAACGTATTTGCCGATTTAAATTTTCGGGAGATTACCGAAGCGGCCATGATAGAGATGCAGATGAAAGCGCGTAATCTGCTAAAAACCCAACTGCAAATACACGAGCACCATTCGCTATACGAGCTTTTAAAATTCCGGCTGATTCATATTGGTAAATCCTTATCCGAACCGGAGAAGAAACAACTAAATGATCTTTTACTGAGTGAGCTCAGCCTGGTAACTAACAAGGTAGCGCACAATTTTGAGTCAAAAAAACTGCATTTACTTTTTCAATCGTTCTTTTTCACCAGCGTAGGCGATTATAAATCGGCCTTAAAAACTTTCTCGGAGCTAAACGAACTGTTCGAGACCAACATGGAGAAAATGCTAGGCTTGCCCTATGATTATCTGTCGGCTTTGGAAGGGATTATGGATAGTTTACGCACCATTCAAGCTTTCGACCGCATCCAATTCTACCTAGATAAGGTGAGCGGACTTATTCGATCAGAAAATACCGAGCAATTTAATTTACAGGCCACTAAAACAGTTATCACTTTCAAACTCACTTTATTTACGGCTACTAAAAACTACCAAGAGGCGCTTACCTACACTAAAGAGTTGCCGGCCGATATTTTAAAAGAAAGCGTTATTGTGGACTACGAAAAGCATTGTGAGCTATTATTTTACATCGCGTTAGCCCATTTTGGCCTTAATGAGTGGGAAAAAACCGTAAAGCTCCTCAACAAAACGACGCTCCTAGAAAAGTCAAACCCGCACCTCCCCATTTACAAAGCCGCCCGGCTCCTGGCAGTACTTGCCCACTATGAATTAGGCAATATGGAGTACCTGCAATATGAAATCCGGTCGTACAAACGGGCGCCAAAATTTAAAACAGAAGCCCTGAAAATTGAAAAATTAGTATTAAAAACGGTGATCCTGAATCCTCACCACAATAACCCGGTTAAAAACAAAGTGCTTTTAAAAAAGCTAACGCCTTTTATAAAAGCTATTGTCAACGATAAGTTTGAAATACAGGTGCTTAAATTTTTTAATTTCTCCGAATGGATCGAAACGAAGTTTACGGCCACCAAAAAAATTAAAATCCGGGCAACCAGTAAATTGCAATCTAAACCGGC
This region includes:
- the rbsK gene encoding ribokinase yields the protein METKKITVIGSTNMDMVVKTTHLPVPGETVLGGSFFMNPGGKGANQAVAVARLGGDATFVTKIGMDVFGKQSAQLFDEEGINTSCILSDHTSPSGVALIMVDQMGENSIAVASGANANLMPEDVERCLRKIGAIDIILLQLEIPLETVDFVTQYAAGKNIKVIVNPAPANLLSPELLKRIDIITPNSKEVEMLSGVEVKGMEDAKKAATVLYEKGVKNVIVTLGPVGALVLTEEGFTMVPAQKVNTVDTTAAGDVFNGALAVALAEEQEIIPAVEFACLAAALSVTKLGAQSSIPYRNELIAKKMSFI